The Spirochaetota bacterium DNA segment GTTGACCGCGACAAGCGGGACCACGACGAACTCGCGTACCTCCATCAACGCACGCAGACCCTCGTCGATCCGCCCGTCTACATCGGCGTCATAAACGTGGATGCTTTCGACATTTTTCATCGCCGAAACCAGAACGCTTCCGTGGTCCAGCGGGATGCGGGAGGCGGTCACTTTATCGAGGAGCTTTCTCCCCTTTCGCGCTTCATTCGTAAAACCCTTGAACTGGTCGAAAATATCGACTTTATTCGAGGGGATCGAGCTCCAGATCTCTATCGCCTCCTCGATAGAGTCCGGGCCCACGGCCATCCTGCCAACGAGGGAAGGCTCTTTCTCGTCGACAAGAAAGAGCATGGCCCTGTTAAAGCCCAGGCCCGAACCTGAAGTAACTCCGGTCAGAATCGTAAAGAGCACTTCATCGAGTTCTTCATCGCGTCGGATCGATTCCGATATCTGGCTGAGCAATGTTATCTGGTAATCCTTCCTGCAGCGGTTGGTGATGTCATCGATAACCAGGATTATCTGATTCCTGCCCTGCACCACGATGCGCGAGATCTTTATATCGGCGATAACGCTGATGCGCCGCTTTGAAAGCAAGTGGGTTTTCTCCATCACCACCGACTCGCCCGTGTTCTTAAGCGAACCGATGGCCTCCTTGACCCTCCCCGTAAGGAAGTAGAAGACCTCTTCTATGTTTTTTCCGTATATCTCGCCCTGCTGGTACTGGAATTTGCGGCAGAAGCTCTCATTCGCGAAGAGTACGTCCTCGTCCTCGTCGAGCACCAGAAAATACGAGCTTATCGACAGGACGATATTGTTGTACATCTCCCGCAATTGCTCTATCTCCCCTTTCTGCGTGGAGACTATATCCTCAAAATGCTTCCCGATCACCGTCAGGTCTCTGAATATTCCGGCCAGCTCGTCCCGCCCCCGCAGGGAAAAGCGCGGCATATAGTATTTCCCCTTTTTAAATTCGGCGATGGTGCGCTTGATAAAGCCGATCCTGTCCAGGTAAAAATATTTCCCGAGAATCGTCAGAACGGCCAATTTAAAAAGCAGCAGCGAGCCGACCACCGGAAGCAACGGGATTAAAAATCCGCCGAACGCCTCGTTTTCCGCATGTACCATCATGAGTAGACAGGCCACAAGCACGACATCGAGGATTACGAGCAGGGATATGGAGAAAAAAAACCTTCTGTTCATAGGTGTCAATCGGGACGAATGACCATTCCGCGGGCCATTGAGGTAAGCCCGTTAATTTTTTAAAAAAAAGCCTGCTCTGTTAAAAACGGTATTGCCGGTTTACGCGGCGACCTTAATATGCCCTCATGAAACTGCTAATTGCAACAAAAAATACTAACAAGGTCCGCGAAATACGGGACAAGCTGGCCCGTCTGCCCGGACTTGAAATTTTGTCCCTCGAGGACACTGGCGGCATCCCCGATGTTGTTGAAGACGGCGACACCTTCGCCGAAAACGCCGCCATAAAGGCGCTTGCCGTCGCCGCCACGACGGGGTTCACCTCGCTTGCCGATGATTCCGGGCTAATCGTCGACGCGCTCGACGGCGCTCCTGGCATATACTCGGCCCGCTTCGGCGGGAGCGGCCTTTCAGACGCCGAGCGCTGCCTACTCCTGCTCGAGAAGATGACGGCCGTTCCGAAAGGAAGCCGTTCGGCCCGCTTCGTATGCGCCATCGCCATAGCCCGTCCCGGAACCGTGATCCATACGGCCGAGGGAGTATGCGAGGGGAGCATCATACGGGAGATGCGCGGCGGCATGGGCTTCGGATACGATCCCGTTTTTCTTGTCGAAGGGACGAAAAAAACCATGGCCGAGCTCAGCATGAAAGAGAAGAACAGTCTCAGCCACCGTGCCAGGGCTCTCGAGGCCGCGGCACTTTTCATCCGAAAG contains these protein-coding regions:
- a CDS encoding ATP-binding protein → MNRRFFFSISLLVILDVVLVACLLMMVHAENEAFGGFLIPLLPVVGSLLLFKLAVLTILGKYFYLDRIGFIKRTIAEFKKGKYYMPRFSLRGRDELAGIFRDLTVIGKHFEDIVSTQKGEIEQLREMYNNIVLSISSYFLVLDEDEDVLFANESFCRKFQYQQGEIYGKNIEEVFYFLTGRVKEAIGSLKNTGESVVMEKTHLLSKRRISVIADIKISRIVVQGRNQIILVIDDITNRCRKDYQITLLSQISESIRRDEELDEVLFTILTGVTSGSGLGFNRAMLFLVDEKEPSLVGRMAVGPDSIEEAIEIWSSIPSNKVDIFDQFKGFTNEARKGRKLLDKVTASRIPLDHGSVLVSAMKNVESIHVYDADVDGRIDEGLRALMEVREFVVVPLVAVNRAIGVIVADNKFNQVPITGDSIELLSIFGFQAALSIESYNNLAALKKEMQKITDRQEAIVETEKLAAVGRIASHIAHEIRNPLVTMGGYARRVLQLGRDASKHEPMIRSAAAVILKESERLEKVLSNVMDFTRPTPYIQEFNNVNDAINDTIDLLRNLFQERRIEVRMKLARDIPLVKSDFNQMKQLLLNLVQNAIDATPPEGTIEIVTETDAKSVVVCVRDSGSGIREDDLGRVFEPFYTTKVTGVGLGLAIVKRIVTDHNGEISVRNLQQGGTEFRVVLNLPGE
- a CDS encoding XTP/dITP diphosphatase, translated to MKLLIATKNTNKVREIRDKLARLPGLEILSLEDTGGIPDVVEDGDTFAENAAIKALAVAATTGFTSLADDSGLIVDALDGAPGIYSARFGGSGLSDAERCLLLLEKMTAVPKGSRSARFVCAIAIARPGTVIHTAEGVCEGSIIREMRGGMGFGYDPVFLVEGTKKTMAELSMKEKNSLSHRARALEAAALFIRKLAAGTDKNHHT